The following are encoded together in the Paludisphaera mucosa genome:
- a CDS encoding GTPase domain-containing protein, with the protein MAERFTKADWEREHLLAGFDRLHDRLLAWAKTAPAWPPFDEAKGLVERLDARLRVPEIDLDRALVVGFLGGSGTGKSTLFNALLGRRVSRAGKEFRPMTRRAVVACHPDVDPAFLGLGDDELEIHRLNVPLLEQMIMIDCPDPDTQDPEDGEGGSRHLDILRSVLPHCDVMVHTVTSQKYKSHVVGQEVRRNAPGRQILFVQTHASIDHDNRPDLRRYLDTLGLRVPEIYRLDAAEAQAKQDLGEPVDAEFAKFRDLLEHELASRARHRIRRANLLGLYGWLLAAIRGPIDAGLESVAKLESAMDQERSRMAAKIAAKMSERIDANRRLWRSRVLRQLNQSWGAGPLASLIGLWSAAGSLVRSLILLRARTPTQAILAGGWTTVSLVGEKWRESRAAAALTAEADLGLTEGDLAHARTILQGYLNDAQVRPAPGDDGGDFSAEQLATVAVEVYRRLDAEINEVVEKRVARRAGRAVHLAFEALFCVLPAWLVLHMAKNFFYDHMIRDRPLLGLDFVFQAAFWCLLWGAAVGGLLLHRLNRGLDQDMKAVVDRLAHAPLLDALCRDAAEACTAVRAHSESLAAVERDLADLERRVGGVLDLGLGALRVEAQPELPAPTTTPVQGIPMKTPVAAG; encoded by the coding sequence ATGGCCGAGCGATTCACCAAGGCCGACTGGGAGCGCGAGCACCTGCTCGCCGGCTTCGACCGCCTGCACGACCGGCTGCTTGCCTGGGCGAAGACCGCGCCGGCGTGGCCGCCGTTCGACGAGGCCAAGGGGCTGGTGGAGCGGCTCGACGCCCGCCTGCGCGTGCCCGAGATCGACCTCGACCGCGCCCTCGTCGTCGGCTTCCTCGGGGGCTCGGGGACGGGCAAGAGCACCCTGTTCAACGCGCTCCTGGGCCGCCGGGTCAGCCGCGCGGGCAAGGAGTTCCGGCCGATGACCCGCCGCGCCGTGGTCGCCTGCCACCCCGACGTCGACCCGGCCTTCCTGGGCCTGGGCGACGACGAGCTGGAGATCCACCGCCTGAACGTCCCCCTGCTCGAACAGATGATCATGATCGACTGCCCCGACCCGGACACGCAGGATCCGGAGGACGGCGAGGGGGGGAGCCGGCACCTGGACATCCTGCGCTCGGTGCTGCCGCACTGCGACGTGATGGTCCACACGGTGACCTCGCAGAAGTACAAGTCGCACGTCGTCGGCCAGGAGGTGCGCCGCAACGCGCCGGGGCGGCAGATCCTGTTCGTCCAGACCCACGCCAGCATCGACCACGACAACCGCCCGGACCTCCGCCGCTACCTGGACACGCTCGGCCTGCGGGTGCCGGAGATCTACCGCCTGGACGCCGCCGAGGCCCAGGCGAAGCAGGACCTCGGCGAGCCCGTCGACGCCGAGTTCGCGAAGTTCCGCGACCTGCTGGAGCACGAGCTGGCCAGCCGCGCCCGCCACCGGATCCGCCGCGCGAACCTGCTCGGCCTCTACGGCTGGCTGCTCGCCGCGATCCGCGGGCCGATCGACGCCGGCCTGGAATCGGTGGCGAAACTGGAGTCGGCGATGGACCAGGAGCGGTCCCGGATGGCCGCCAAGATCGCCGCCAAGATGTCCGAGCGGATCGACGCCAACCGCCGGCTCTGGCGCTCGCGCGTGCTCCGGCAGCTGAACCAATCCTGGGGCGCGGGGCCGCTCGCGTCCCTCATCGGCCTGTGGTCGGCGGCCGGCAGCCTGGTCCGCTCGCTGATCCTGCTCCGCGCCCGGACGCCCACGCAGGCGATCCTCGCCGGCGGCTGGACGACCGTCTCGCTCGTGGGCGAGAAGTGGCGCGAGAGCCGCGCCGCCGCCGCGCTGACGGCCGAGGCCGACCTGGGCCTGACCGAGGGCGACCTCGCCCACGCGCGGACGATCCTGCAAGGCTACCTGAACGACGCCCAGGTCCGGCCCGCGCCCGGCGACGACGGCGGCGACTTCTCGGCCGAGCAGCTCGCGACGGTGGCCGTCGAGGTCTACCGCCGGCTCGACGCCGAGATCAACGAGGTCGTCGAGAAGCGCGTCGCCCGCCGCGCCGGCCGGGCCGTGCACCTGGCGTTCGAGGCGCTCTTCTGCGTCCTCCCCGCCTGGCTCGTCCTGCACATGGCCAAGAATTTCTTCTACGACCACATGATCCGGGACCGACCGCTGCTGGGCCTGGATTTCGTCTTCCAGGCCGCCTTCTGGTGCCTCTTGTGGGGGGCGGCCGTCGGCGGCCTGCTGCTGCACCGGCTGAATCGGGGCCTCGACCAGGACATGAAGGCCGTGGTCGACCGCCTGGCCCACGCCCCGCTCCTCGACGCGCTCTGCCGCGACGCCGCCGAGGCCTGCACCGCCGTCCGCGCCCACTCCGAATCCCTCGCCGCCGTCGAACGCGACCTCGCCGACCTCGAACGCCGCGTCGGCGGCGTCCTCGACCTGGGCCTCGGCGCGCTCCGCGTCGAGGCCCAGCCCGAATTACCCGCGCCGACCACCACGCCGGTGCAGGGGATCCCCATGAAGACCCCCGTCGCGGCGGGATGA